The Gemmatimonadales bacterium nucleotide sequence TCCGGGGTCCACCAGTTGTGCAGCCGGCCGGCAGCATCGAAGAGCGCGCCCTGATTGTCGAAGCTGTGACTCACCTCGTGGCCGATCACGGAGCCGATGGCCCCGTAGTCCATGACCAGCGGACGCTTCGGATCGAAGAAGGGAGGCTGCAGGATCGCGGCCGGAAAATTGAGGGCGTTCATCGCTGGCAGGTTCACCGCGTTCACGGTCTGCGGAGTCATGACCCATTGGCCGCGGTCCACCGGGCCAGTGAGCCGCGCGAGGTTCTGCCGGTACTGGAACAGCCCGGCGCGCTCCATGTTGCCATACGCATCTCCCGCCACCACCTCGAGCCCGGAATCGTCGGGCCACTTGTCGGGATAGCCGACGCCCACCTTGAGGACGGCGAGCTTGGCCTTCGCCTCCCGCTTGGTGGCCGGCGCCATCCACTCGAGCCGATCGATGCGCTCCCTGAACGCGGCGATGAGATTGGCCACCATCGCCTGGGCCCGGGCCTTCTCCGCGGGCGCGAAGTAGCGGGCGGCGTAGAGCCGGCCCACCGCGAAGCCGAGCGCGCCGTTGGTGGCGCTCACGGCGCTCTTCCAGCGGTCGCGTTGCTTCTGGGCGCCGCTCAGTACCGGACCGAAGAAGGCAAACGACTGGCGGCGGAAGGCGGTGGGGAGCACCGCGGACCGGGACTGAATGGCCTGAAAGGTCAGGTAATCCTTCCAGGTCTCCAGCGGCTCGCTTGCGGCCAGGGCCGCGAGGCCGGTGACGGCGCTCGCCTGCCAGACCACGAACCGTGGGGCCTGGCCCAGCCCCGCGGCGGTGAAGTATGCCTCCCAGTCCAGGCCGGGGGCCTTGGCGTCGAACTCCGCCCTGGTCCAGTGCTGGTTTCCCTTGACCACGTCGCCCGAGGCCTCCCGGCTCCAATGCGCGTTCGCGATCCGGGTCTCCAGCTGCACGATGGCCCTCGCTTTCCCGGCGGCGCCGGGGATCCCAGCCAGGTCGAGCATGGCCGCGACGTGCTCCTGGTACTTGGAGCGGATCGAGGCCATCGCGGAGGACGAGTCGAGGTAATAGCTCCGATCGGGCATCCCGAGTCCGCCCTGCAGGAGGAACGGGGAGTAATGACTGGGATCGTCCAGATCCTGTGCGACCCAGAGACCGAGCAGGTTCGGGGTGTAGAAATTCGTGGCGTTCAGCGCATCGACATCGGTGCGGAGGGTGGACCCGAGCATCCGGGCCAGCTCTTTCCGGTCAGCGATGGCAGCGATCGAATCGAGGATGGGCCGGAGCGGCTGGAGACCGGCGCGGTCGATCGCCGTCGTGTCCAGGAAGCTGGCGTAGAAGTCGCCGATCTTCCGGCGCTCGGAGCCGGCCGGTGCGCTGGCCTTGGTGGCCTGCTGGATCAGGTCGGCTACCCGGCGGTCGGTGAGCTCAGTCAGGATGGCCGCCGCCCCATAGCTACTGCGGTCGGCCGGAATCTCGGTCTGCTTGAGCCAGGTGCCGTTGGCGTAGGAAAAGAAATCGTCGCCCGGCTTCACCGAGCGGTCCATGCCGGCGACGTCCACCCCGGCAGACGGGCTGGCCAGTCGGGTCTGTGCCGAGAGCGTGGCCGAGGACGTGGCCAGCACCATCGAGGCGATGAGCGCGCGGGAGAGCGGGCGAAGGCGGATCATGGGCGGTCTCGGCCTATCAATAAGAGGTGCAGGACTCGGTCGACGTCGCCCGGAACCCTAGCCGCACCGCGGCGGTTGTCCAGAGCGGTCACCATCCAGGAGGAGACATGAGAATCGGCATCATCGGCGTGGGCAACATCGGCGGCACCTTGGCGCGCCGGCTCACCCCGCTCGGGCACTCGGTGTCCATCGCCAACTCGCGCGGCCCCAACACCCTGGTTGAGCTGGCGAGAGAGACCGGGGCGAAGGCCGTCAGCGTCGAGCAGGCCGCTCGCTCCGGTGACGTGGTCATCGTGAGCATTCCCGAGAACCAGATCTCCCGTCTGCCGGCCGGCCTGTTCGACGGCGTGCCGGAGGACGTCGTCGTGGTCGACACCGGCAACTACTATCCGCAGCGCGACGGCCGGATCGAGGAGATCGAGAACGGCACCACCGAGAGCCGCTGGGTCTCCAATCAGCTCGGCCGTCCGGTGGTCAAGGTGTTCAACACCATCTATGCGCAGCACCTGCTGGAGCGCGGCAAGGCCACGGGCGCGCCGGGGCGTCTGGCGCTGCCGGTCGCGGGCGACGACCAGCGAGCCAAGAGCGTCATCATACGGCTGCTCGACGAGCTGGGATTCGACGGGGTGGACGCCGGGAGTCTGGACGAGTCCTGGCGGCAGCAGCCGGGCACCCCCGTGTATGGCCCGAACCTGGACGTGGCCGGCGCCCGCAAGGCGCTGGCGGAGGCGAAGCCGCTCCGTCCCGCGGCGGTGCACTAGCGGCGAGGCAGCGCTCAGGGGCGCAGGCGCGTATCGAGGAAGGTGAACACGTCCGGCTCCCAGGTGGCCACGCTTCGGTACACGAAATTGTGCCCTTCCCTGGCGGTTCGGCCGGAGGCAGGATAGATCCTCAAACGGTGAGCCTTTCCCAGCCGCTGCATCTCGGCGGCCAGAGCCTCCCCGGGTGAGACCGAGTAGTCGTTCGATGCGTGGATGAAGAAGACCGGCGCCAGGGTGCGCGCCGCGGCCGCCCGGAGCTTCGCGCGGAGCTCGGGGGAGAGTCCCCAGCTGTATGCGGCGCCGGCGAACACCACGGCCGCTCGAAGCGCCGTGTCGCGCGCCGCCAGCAGCAGCGTGAGCGACCCGCCGAACGAATGCCCGGCCACGGCGACGCGCCGAGCGTCCACCTCGGGGAGGGCCCGGAGGAAGGCTAGCCCGGCGGAGGCTTCGTCGAGCTCTTCGCCCTCCAGCAGCTGCAGCTGCACCCGGTTACGGGCGTTCAGCCCCCCTGCCGTGAAGGCGCTATCCATGAGGTCGCCGTCGGAGGTGCCCTGATCGGCGGAGAGCCCGATGCCGCGACGGCAGAGGAAGAGAAAGACATACCCGTGCCTGGCGAAGACCGGTCCGAGCGCCGCCGGCTCTTCGGGATTCAGCGCGTCCCGACTCCCGGAGCTTCCGTGGCTGAAGAGCACCGCCGGGAATGGGCCGCGACCCGGGGGGCGCCAGAGCAATGCGTGCAGAGTGAGCGGCCCCGTCTGCACCGCCACCGTATCGGGTCCGCCGGACTGCTGCGCGGCGGCCGGCGTGGATGCCAGGGTCAATGCCAGCAGGAATACCCGGATCTCCGTCACGCCTTCCCAGAC carries:
- a CDS encoding M13 family metallopeptidase, coding for MIRLRPLSRALIASMVLATSSATLSAQTRLASPSAGVDVAGMDRSVKPGDDFFSYANGTWLKQTEIPADRSSYGAAAILTELTDRRVADLIQQATKASAPAGSERRKIGDFYASFLDTTAIDRAGLQPLRPILDSIAAIADRKELARMLGSTLRTDVDALNATNFYTPNLLGLWVAQDLDDPSHYSPFLLQGGLGMPDRSYYLDSSSAMASIRSKYQEHVAAMLDLAGIPGAAGKARAIVQLETRIANAHWSREASGDVVKGNQHWTRAEFDAKAPGLDWEAYFTAAGLGQAPRFVVWQASAVTGLAALAASEPLETWKDYLTFQAIQSRSAVLPTAFRRQSFAFFGPVLSGAQKQRDRWKSAVSATNGALGFAVGRLYAARYFAPAEKARAQAMVANLIAAFRERIDRLEWMAPATKREAKAKLAVLKVGVGYPDKWPDDSGLEVVAGDAYGNMERAGLFQYRQNLARLTGPVDRGQWVMTPQTVNAVNLPAMNALNFPAAILQPPFFDPKRPLVMDYGAIGSVIGHEVSHSFDNQGALFDAAGRLHNWWTPEDFKHFESSSAQLVAQYNGYRPFPDLALNGQQTLGENIADLAGLAAAYGAYHRSLGGKPTPVVQGFTGDQQFFISYAQSWRGKAREPARRNAILTDGHAPAEYRASTVRNLDAWYRAFGVQPGQKLYLPPADRVRVW
- a CDS encoding NAD(P)-binding domain-containing protein, whose product is MRIGIIGVGNIGGTLARRLTPLGHSVSIANSRGPNTLVELARETGAKAVSVEQAARSGDVVIVSIPENQISRLPAGLFDGVPEDVVVVDTGNYYPQRDGRIEEIENGTTESRWVSNQLGRPVVKVFNTIYAQHLLERGKATGAPGRLALPVAGDDQRAKSVIIRLLDELGFDGVDAGSLDESWRQQPGTPVYGPNLDVAGARKALAEAKPLRPAAVH
- a CDS encoding alpha/beta fold hydrolase translates to MTEIRVFLLALTLASTPAAAQQSGGPDTVAVQTGPLTLHALLWRPPGRGPFPAVLFSHGSSGSRDALNPEEPAALGPVFARHGYVFLFLCRRGIGLSADQGTSDGDLMDSAFTAGGLNARNRVQLQLLEGEELDEASAGLAFLRALPEVDARRVAVAGHSFGGSLTLLLAARDTALRAAVVFAGAAYSWGLSPELRAKLRAAAARTLAPVFFIHASNDYSVSPGEALAAEMQRLGKAHRLRIYPASGRTAREGHNFVYRSVATWEPDVFTFLDTRLRP